The sequence below is a genomic window from Gemmatimonadota bacterium.
ATTCGCTCGGTTTTTCACCGGAATCGAAAAAGGTTTATGTCGGTATTGGAGAGTGTGAGTGTTACGACGAACAGGCGGGATTTACTCTTTCAAATCGATCAGACCAAGTTTGATCGCCGTACGAATCAGTTCTGGAAGGCTGTGCGTGTTGAGTTTCGCCATCAGATTTATGCGGTGGTTTTGCACGGTTTTTATACTGATTCGCATGGTTTCGGCTATTTTGGGATTGGATTGTCCCGACGCAATCAGTCGAAGGATTTCGTGCTCACGGGGAGTCAGCTGAGGTGGTGTGCCGTGTGGGTATTCGGCATACAAATAGTCGGCATGATCCATGGCCCGCGATTGGTAAGTGATACCCCTGCAAACGGTGCGTATCGCTTTGACCAATTCCTCACTGGCCGATTTCTTGAGCACGTAGCCCTTGGCGCCGTTGTCCATCGCTTTGCGGATCAGACCGGGATCTGAATGCATCGACAGCATGACAACCTGGGTATCTGAAAACGACGCGCGTATCCTCCTCGTCGCTTCGATACCACCGATACCGGGCATCTCAACGTCCATCACTATGACGTCCGTTCGGACTCGACGTATCGTTTCCATTGCGTCCTGGCCGTCCGTGGCCTCGGCGACGATTTGAATATCGGATTCTTTCGAGAGCAGATCCCGAAGTCCCTGACGTATCAGATGATGATCGTCTGCGATTAATACGCGTATCATATGAAATCCCCGGTCTGTCATGATGTCTGTGGCTGTTAAATCTGTCGTTTGTCGATATTAACTCCTAACAACATGGTTTTCCATAGGGTGTTTACCTACGGCTGGCGTTTTATAAGGTATCGAACGGTATTGAAAACTAGCGAGGTAGACTAGTAGTCTGTGGCCGACCGGATCGCCAACTAACAGGTCAAGACGACGGATTACTCATCACCAGTTCGATCGTAGCCGGATTTGCGTATCGTTCATTCCAGAAGGCCGGCCAGAGCGCGTCGCGTGCCAATTCAGTCACCGCATCCCATCTCGCAAGTTCAAAACGAAAAGTAAACTGCTCGAACTCACTCGGATTGCAACGCATCTACCGGATTGGCTGTAGCCGCCGTGATTACCTGGTATCCGTTTGTGAGCCAGGCTATAACCAAAGTAACGAAGCCCGAGAAGACAAATACCCATACGTCCATTTCGATGCGGTAAGCAAAATCCTCAAGCCAGGCCTGTAATCCGAAGTAACCTATCGGGGTACCTATAACAAACGCCACGAGGATGAGCATCGTAAGATCTTTCGACATCAATAAGACTATACTCGTTATCGAGGCGCCAACGACCTTGCGAACGCCTATCTCCTTGGTCCTCTGTTCTGCCATAAAGGAAGAAAGACCCAGGAGTCCCAGGCAAGCGATGAGTATGGAAAGCGTTGCACCGGCGCTAAAGACGGAACCCAGTCTTTGTTCGGCATGGTAGAGTTGGTCGAGGTTTTCATCAAGAAACGAGAAATCCATGGAAGGATGTTCCGGATATGTCCGCCCCCACTGATCCTTCAGGATTTCAAGTCCACGGGATTCGGCGTTCCCTTCCAACCTTACAGCCACATGCGAATGTGACCAAGGTGAAGCCATGATCATCAGCGGCTCGATGGGTTGGTGCAACGACTGATCGTGGAAATCGGCAATCATGCCGGTGACTTCGATAGGCGGACTGAAACCGCGCGGACCTGGGTATCTGAACGTCTTTCCAATTGGATCGTCCCAACCGAAGGCCCTTGCGGCCGCTTCATTGATCAGGATGGAGTTAGCGTCAGAAGGGTGATCGCGTGAGAACGCACGGCCTGATTTCACCTCGATGCCCAGCGTTTCGATGTAATCAAAGTCCGCCCATATCGTTCGGACCGATACATTCTGATCCTCCTTGAATCCTTCAGGTTGGATCACACTGAGGTCCGCTTCATATCCTGGTACGCTGGAGGCTGAACTCACGTTTAAAACTTCAGGATATTGCAGGATTGCGTTCTTAAAGGCCGGATATCGTTGTAAGGCTTCAGGATCGGGCAAACGAACCACAACCACGTTTTCTTCATCGAATCCCAGGTTTTTATTCTGCATGTACTCCAACTGATCAAGGACAACGACTGTCCCCACGATCATGACAATCGAGACGACAAACTGGAAGACAATAAGCAGTTTCCGAAGTGATGAATAGGAAGCTCCCGCTTTCAATGCACCGGTCAGCACGGCAACTGGCTTGAAGGACGAAAGTACAAAAGAGGGATACCCGCCGGCGACAATCCCCGTAGCAATGGCGATGGATATCAGTGTAGGCACAAACCAGGTTGAATCGTAATTGATCTCCAGCGTCTTGCCCGATAAATGATTGAACTGGGGCAGGAAAAGATGAACCAGACCCAATGCCACAATCAATGCGATCAGGGAATACAGGATCGACTCACCCATGAACTGTGAAATCAGCTGGTTCCGCTTTACGCCCAGTACCTTCCGAATGCCGATTTCCTGCGCCCTCCGGGCAGAACGGGCGGTGGAGAGGTTCATGAAGTTGACACAGGCTATCAGCAGCACAAAGGCGGCCAATGTGGAGAATATGTAGACATACGTGATCTTGCCGTTTGATTCAAACTCACCGATAAGATCCGAATGAAGATGTATTTCGGTGAGAGGCTGAAAGAAAGGGGTCATTGCAATGCCAAGCGTTTCCAGTCGCTCGCTGAGATGTTGGTCCAGGAATCCAGGCAGTTTACGCTCCAGGTCTTCAGGCGCTGCGACATTGCGAAGTAGTATATAGGTAAACACGGAACTGTAATGGTTCTGCATCGTGGACGGTTCGTCATACAACCGGTTCGGCGCAAGTGATGCGTAGGAAGCCAGAAAATCGAAATGAAAATGTGAGTTATCCGGTAAATCCCGCATGATTCCGGTAACGCTGAACTCATATTTGTCATCGCCGGTGATTACTTTTCCGATTGGGTTTTCGTCCCCGAAGTACTTTTGCGCCATGGATTCAGACAGTACGACGGAATGAGGTTCGGTCAGGGCGGTATTGGCGTTGCCCTGCACAAGGGGCATGGTGAAAATGTCAAAGACCGTTGAATCTGCGAACACTAAATTTGCTTCATAAAACCGTTTTTCCCCGTATCGAATCAACCAACGGGATGCGGGCGGCCTGATCCGCGTAATCGCTTCGATTTCAGGATATTCCTGCGCCAATGCCGGACCCCATGCCGGTGGCGATTTCGCCCATACATCGAGTCTTCCTTCTGCGGTTTCGGAAACCGCCAGACGGTATATCCGATCTTTGTTCTGATGGTACTGGTCATAACTGAGCTCGTCATGCACGTAGAGTACGATCAAAACACATCCGGCTATTCCTATGGCAAGCCCCAGTACGTTGATAAGCGAATAACCTTTGTACCTTAGCAGAAGCCTGATACCGATGGTCAGATAGTTGTTGAACATGGTTATGACCTCCGTTCAGGTCAATGCGCACGAGTTACGCGTCCCCGTTCATGCGGCTTCCTTCACGATGCGCCCGTCGAAGAGGCGGATGATCCGGTGGTCTTGGTCGGCCAGGATCAGCCTGAGATTCCCGATGACTGCCCACGCCACGGCCACGCGCTCCTGCTTGGACGTGTCCAGGTAAATCTGGGGCAGCTTGATGTTCTCGTACACAGTTGATATTCGTGATCCCCTCTTAAGGTCGTTTCATGACGATATCCAGCTTCTGCTTAATACTTAACACCGATAAAGAGCATTATCCGTAGGGTGTTTCCCTATTTTCCGCATTCATCGGACGGTATCGGGGGTTAAAAATGCGGGAGAGGAAGGCCGCGGCCGACTGCATTGCTGCCAGGCGAGGAAACACAACGATCATTCATCCAGGAAGGCAAGACGGTGCTTTAGCGCTAAGATTATGAGGTCCGGCAGATTGTGTACTTCCAGCTTTTTCATCAGGATCGCGCGGTGTTTTTCCACGGTCTTTTCGCTGATACTCAGGACCTCCGCAGCGGCCTGGTTGGTATGTCCCTCGACGATGAGCTGGAGTATCTCCCGTTCGCGGGATGAAAGCTCCAGTACGGCCGATGACTCATTTGTCGATTCCGTCTGCAGGAATCTCGACAG
It includes:
- a CDS encoding response regulator transcription factor; protein product: MIRVLIADDHHLIRQGLRDLLSKESDIQIVAEATDGQDAMETIRRVRTDVIVMDVEMPGIGGIEATRRIRASFSDTQVVMLSMHSDPGLIRKAMDNGAKGYVLKKSASEELVKAIRTVCRGITYQSRAMDHADYLYAEYPHGTPPQLTPREHEILRLIASGQSNPKIAETMRISIKTVQNHRINLMAKLNTHSLPELIRTAIKLGLIDLKE
- a CDS encoding ABC transporter permease, encoding MFNNYLTIGIRLLLRYKGYSLINVLGLAIGIAGCVLIVLYVHDELSYDQYHQNKDRIYRLAVSETAEGRLDVWAKSPPAWGPALAQEYPEIEAITRIRPPASRWLIRYGEKRFYEANLVFADSTVFDIFTMPLVQGNANTALTEPHSVVLSESMAQKYFGDENPIGKVITGDDKYEFSVTGIMRDLPDNSHFHFDFLASYASLAPNRLYDEPSTMQNHYSSVFTYILLRNVAAPEDLERKLPGFLDQHLSERLETLGIAMTPFFQPLTEIHLHSDLIGEFESNGKITYVYIFSTLAAFVLLIACVNFMNLSTARSARRAQEIGIRKVLGVKRNQLISQFMGESILYSLIALIVALGLVHLFLPQFNHLSGKTLEINYDSTWFVPTLISIAIATGIVAGGYPSFVLSSFKPVAVLTGALKAGASYSSLRKLLIVFQFVVSIVMIVGTVVVLDQLEYMQNKNLGFDEENVVVVRLPDPEALQRYPAFKNAILQYPEVLNVSSASSVPGYEADLSVIQPEGFKEDQNVSVRTIWADFDYIETLGIEVKSGRAFSRDHPSDANSILINEAAARAFGWDDPIGKTFRYPGPRGFSPPIEVTGMIADFHDQSLHQPIEPLMIMASPWSHSHVAVRLEGNAESRGLEILKDQWGRTYPEHPSMDFSFLDENLDQLYHAEQRLGSVFSAGATLSILIACLGLLGLSSFMAEQRTKEIGVRKVVGASITSIVLLMSKDLTMLILVAFVIGTPIGYFGLQAWLEDFAYRIEMDVWVFVFSGFVTLVIAWLTNGYQVITAATANPVDALQSE